The genomic segment CCTCGAGCGTCATGCTCTCGGTGCCCGCAGCCTTGTCGCCCGCGGCGAGGTCCACCGAGTCGCCGTCGGCCGCGCGGACCGCGACGGCGGTGATCTCCTGAGCCGCCTGGGCCGGCACCTGCGCGCCGGCCGGGGTGCCGGACTTGATCGCCTGCCACGTGGCCAGCGGCACGTACGCCACGTCGACGTGGCCGAAGGTGTCCTGCTGCTCGGTGACGCCGACGACGCGCAGCCGCGTACCCAGCCGGTCCACCGTCACGGTGTCGCCGACGCGCAGGCCCGCGTCGATCGCGGTGGGGCTCACCACGATCCCGTCGGCCGGACCGAGCCGGTCGCCCTCGCTGGCGGCGGGCGACAGGAACGAGTCGGTCTCGACGCCGAACAGCGCCAGGTCGACCTCGGTGCCACCGTCGGTACGCCCGTTGATGAGCGTGTTGCCGAACGGGGTCGCCTCCGCCACGCCCGGCTGGTCGCGCCAGGTGTCCACCGCCGAGGCGTCCACCACGCTGCGCGAGAACGCCGAGTCGTGCTGCACGCCGTGCGCGAACGCGAACGAGGTGACCGGCAGGTTCTGCAGGCCGGAGACGCCGTCACGGACCAGCCCGACGGACAGGCCGGACAGCATCACCATCAGCACCGAGATCAGTGCGATCACGGCCCCCATCAGGGCGAATCGCAGCCGCGCGAACCCCAGCTCGCGAATGGCCAGGAACATCAGCCGCCACCTCTCAAACTTGTCGACACCATGTCGCCATGTTAACAACGCGGTGTCGGTAAGATGGTGGTGGTTGTCTACCCGGTCGCATTCCGTGACGGGGCCGGTGATGCGCGGCCTGCCGCGCCGGCGTCAGGCGGCGACCGGGCCCGCGGCGGCGCGGCGTGCGCGCCGGCCGAGGGCGGTCACCGCGACCACGATGATCGGGGCGAGTGTGAGGTGACAGACCGCCAGCGTGATCGTGCTGGTGGTGTCGAGGTCGGCGGGCAGCGTCATGGTGGCGATCGTGAGGACCGCGAGCGCCGGGCCGATGATCAGCGCCGCCCGGACCGCCCACGCGAATCGGGGCGCCAGCACGGCGACGGCGGTGAGCCCGAGCGCCAGCGGCAGCGCGCTGAAGCCCGCGACGGTCACCGCGTCGACCTCGACCCGCCGGTCGTCGGCGGTGAACAGGAAGCTGCCGCCGGCCGCGCGGCCGATCGCGTACACGATGAGGTTGACGACCACCGCGACGGCGGTGGCGAGCGCGACGACGGCGGTACGGGACAGGTCAGCCACGGGAGATCTCCTCCGTCTGCTCTCGGATCAGGTACGCCTCGATGCGGGCGAACGCCCCCACCCAGACCTCGCCGGCGAAGAAGTCGCGCAGTTGCGGGGCCGGGAAGCCGCTCTGCACCACGGTCATCAGCGTGCCGCCGTCGCGCGCCTCGAACGTCACCTCGATGCGCGTGGTCATGGTGGTGCCGTCCGGACCGCTGCCGATCGACTCGGTGACCAGCCGGTGCGGCCGGTCGATCTCCAGGAACGTCTGCGTCTCCCGGAACAGCGCGTCGGGCGAGGGACCCCAGACCGCGGTCTGCGTCCCGCCGACCCGCAGGTCGACGTCGATCTCCACGATGCCGGGCTCCTCGTCGAGGATGCCGAACCAGATTTTCTGCTTCCCGGCGTCGGTGTAGGCGTCGAAAACCTGCTCAGGTGTGCCCGGGAGGTGTCGTGTCACGCGCAGGTCGAGTGTCATGGTCGCGGTCCTCCGTGGTGAGTGTGAGGTAGGCGTCGAGCCCGTCGAGGCGGCGCGCCCAGAGCCGTTGGTAGAAGGCGATCCAGGCCATGGCCGAGTCCAGCGGGGCCTCGCTGAGCCGGCACTGCCGGGACCGGCCGACCTTGCGCGTCACCACGAGACCCGCGTCCTCCAGCGCGCGGACGTGCTTGCGCATGCCGGTGAGGCTCATCCCGGTGGGCTCGGTGAGCTCGCTGAGGGTGGCCGGGCCGGTGCCGAGGCGGATCAGGATGGCGCGTCGTGTCGGGTCGGCCAGGCTGGCGAACACCCGGTCGAGCGTCTGTTGCTGAACCACGTGGTTCACCGTACGACACTGAACCATTCGGTTCAACGTTATCCGGAGGCCGGCGTGGCGTACGCGCGAAACGGCCCCGCGACCTCGAGGATCGCGGGGCCGTCTCCGGCGCCGTGGGAAGGAACGCCGGAGTGTGGGGTGCCGGTCAGGCGAGCGTGCAGGACGCGCCGTTGAGGCTGAACGCGCTGGGCCGGGCGGTGTTGCCGGTGTGCGTGGCCTGGAAGCCGATGGTGGTCGAGCCGCCGGCCGGGATGGCCGCGTTGTAGGAGACGTTACGCGCCGTCACCTGGCCCGAGGAGGGGGAGTACGAGGCGTTCCAGCCGGAGGTGATGGTCTGGCCGCCGGGCAGCGTGAACGCCAGCGACCAGCCGTTCACCGCGGCGGTGCCGGTGTTGCTGATGGTGATGTTCTCGGTCAGGCCGTTGTTCCAGGCGTTCAGCTCGATGCGCACCGAGCAGGCGCCGGTGCCGGGCGGCGGGGTGGTCGGTCCCGGCGGCGGCGTGGTCGGGCCGGGCGGGGGAGTGGTCGGTCCCGGCGGGGGCGTGGTGGGGCCGGGCGGGGGAGTGGTCGGTCCCGGCGTGGTGGTGAGGCCGAAGAAGGCCACGGCGGCCGCGGCCATGCCGGCGGACGGCAGGCTGTGCCCGGCGCCCTGGATGCTGTACGCCTCGACCTGGACAGTGCCGGAGGTGTCGGCGTAGCGGCGCCGGTTCCAGCCGGACTGCGGCGTGTCGGTGGACGTGGGCGTCTGGCTCAGGCCGAACACGTTCGTCCACTGCTCGATCGTCTCCTGGAGCAGCGAGTACGGCACCAGCGTGTCGTTGGTGCCGTGCCACAACTGCACCCGGGGCCGGGGCCCGGTGTAACCGGGGTACGCCTGGCGGACCGCGTCACCCCACTGCTGCGGGGTGCGGTTCATGTTCCCGCCGGTGCACTGGCTGGAGCCGGGCGGATAGTCGGCGGCGCCGGCGAAGCAGTTGAACGGCACGCCCATGAACGCCGCGCCGGCCTTGAAGACGTCCGGGTAGAGCGCCAGCATGTGGTTGGTCATCATGCCGCCGGACGAACTGCCGGTGGCGTACACCCGGTCCGGGTCGGCACCGTACTGCTGCTGGACGTAGCGGACCATCGAGATGAGCGACACCGGGTCGCTGCCGCCGCCGCGCCGCTTGGCCGCGTCGGACCAGGTGTCGAAGCAGTTGCCGAAGCCGGCCTGCTGGGTGGCGCTGGGGTAGATGACGATGAAGCCGTACCGGTCGGCCAGTCCGGCGAACTCGCTGCCGGAGTAGAAGCCGGGGCCGGAGCCGCCGCAGCCGTGCATGGCCACCACTGTCGCCGGCCGGGACGGGCGGGCGTCCGGCACGTAGACGTGCATGCGCATCCGGCCGGGGTTGTCGCCGAAGCTGGTCACCTCGGTCAGCGACGCCGCGTACGCGGGTTGGACGGTGGGGATCACCAGGCCGGCCGCCGCCAGCGACGCGGCCAGGGCCACCACCATCTTGGCTCTGATTCTCACGGAATCTCCTTCGATCGCCCTGTGCGGGCGGTGACGGGCGGGTGCGCGCCGCGTCGGCGGCCCGGACCGCCGCGGTGTCGCGTCTCGCCCACTGACGTGTCTCGCCCGGCCTGGCTCCGTCGTGTGGCACATAGTGTTCCCGCCGGGCGCTGAAGTGTCAATCGATGCGCTCCGATGAGCTGCGGCGGCGTTCGTCTACAGTCGGTGCACCGTCCCTGAGCCGAGCCGGAGCGCGTGTGGCAAACCCGTTCGACATCGAGGAGATCTACCCGGACGAGGGGCCCGCGGCGCGGTTGCCCCGGCGGCAGGCCGGCACGTCGCCGCAGAGCGTCGCGGTGACCGTGCTCGCCGACTACACGCTGCGTACCCGCGCCGCCCTGCCGTCCGCGGCGATCGTCGCCCTGCTCGGCGAGGCCGGGGTGACCAGCGCCGGAGCCCGTACCGCGATCAGCCGGCTGGCCCGCCGTGGGGTGCTGGAGGGCAGCCGGCAGGGCCGCAACAGCTTCTACCGGCTCAGTCGCGCCGCCGCCGAGTACCTGTCCGCCGGCGGGAACTGGATCATCGCCTCCACGACCGACGTCCAGACGTGGGACGGATGCTGGACCATCGTGGCCTTCTCGCTGCCGCAGGACCACGGCGCGCAACGCCGGGCGCTGCGCGGCCAGTTGCGCTGGCTCGGCTTCGCGCCGCTCTACGACGGGCTGTGGATCTCGCCGTACGAGCTGGCCGCGCCGGGGCGGGCCCGGCTCGCCCCGCTCGCCCTCGGCGCGGTCACGGTGTTCCGGGGACGGCAGGACGCGCTGGACGCGATCGGCCAGCGCGCCCCCGTCGACGCCTGGGACGTCGACGCGATCAGCGGGCACTACGAGGCGTTCCTGCGCCGGTGGACCCCGCTGGTGTCGCGGCTCGGCTCGGTCGACGGTGCCGCCGCCGTGCGGGCCCGTACCGAGGTGATGGACACGTACCGGCGGTTCCCCACGCTCGACCCGCGGCTGCCGCTGGAACTGCTCCCGGCCGGGTGGCCGCGCCGGGCGGCCCGGGACGTGTTCGCGGCCGTCTACGACGGCCTGGCCGAGGCCGCCGAGACGCACGTCCGGGCGGTCGTCGCGCGGTTCGCCGACCCGGTGCCGCCCGGCATCCGGGCGCACACCACCGCCGACATGCTCGCCGGCGTGGGCGAGGACGGGTGCGGCGCCGCGGGCTGACCGCGATCGTCACCCGCCGACGGCGCAGCGGCGCTCGACCGTGTACGGCCCGGTGCCGGCCAGTGCGACAGCCAGCGCGACCCCGGCGGGCGCGGGCAGGTCGGCGAGCCGGTGCGGGCCGGCCGGCCGGACGCACTCGACCGTGTCACCCCGGTGCACCGGCATGCCGAGGTTGGGCCACAGCGGGCCCCCGGCCGCTTTGACGGCGGCCTCCTTGCGGGCCCACAGCCGGGTGAACCGCAGCGCCCGGTCGGCGTGGCCGGCCCCGGCGGCGACGTGCCGTGCCTCCTGCGGATGGAAGAGACGCACGGACGCGGCCACCGGGTCCCCGCCCGGCGCGACAAGCTGGATGTCCACCCCCACCGGCCGGTCCTCGCTCAACGCGACCGCCACGAGATCGCCGGAGTAGGACAGGCTCGTGTGCAGGCCGGCCCACGGGCCGGTCAGCGCCGGTTTGCCGTACCGGCCGGGCCGCCAGGCCAGCGCCGCCGGTGACGCGCCAGTGGCCCGTCCGGCCAGCAGACGCAGCGCGCCGTGTGCCACGGTGAACCGGTCCCGCAGCGTCTCGGCGCCCAACCGTGCCGCCCGGCGCCGCTCGTCCGCGTCGAGCACCGCCCGGTAGCGGGCCAGCTCGTCCGCCGGCACCGCGGCGGCGACGATCCAGACCCGGACGGTGTCCCGCATGGACGGCAGCGTAACCGCGCCCGTCACGCCGCCACCCGCCTGCGGCGCCGCGGGCTGACCGGCGAAGATCGACGGTTGGCGGAGCCGTGCCAGAATCTGGCCGTGTCCTACCTCCCCTCGCAGCCGTATCCGCCGATGCCGGGCGGCGTCAGCCCGCTGATCGCCTACCCGCACCCGATCTCCCCGCCGCCGGGCTGCGGGGTGCTCGTCGTCTCGGTGAACC from the Micromonospora sp. WMMA1947 genome contains:
- a CDS encoding ABC transporter permease, with translation MFLAIRELGFARLRFALMGAVIALISVLMVMLSGLSVGLVRDGVSGLQNLPVTSFAFAHGVQHDSAFSRSVVDASAVDTWRDQPGVAEATPFGNTLINGRTDGGTEVDLALFGVETDSFLSPAASEGDRLGPADGIVVSPTAIDAGLRVGDTVTVDRLGTRLRVVGVTEQQDTFGHVDVAYVPLATWQAIKSGTPAGAQVPAQAAQEITAVAVRAADGDSVDLAAGDKAAGTESMTLEESYGASPGYTAETTTLQLIQGFLYAISALVAGAFFAVWAIQRKQEVAVLRALGASTRWVLRDALTQALILLAVAIAVGMGIGLGLGALISGGNVPFALHPQSIAAAAAGLLVLGLVGAAAAVVRLTSIDPATALGGNR
- a CDS encoding DUF6069 family protein, which encodes MADLSRTAVVALATAVAVVVNLIVYAIGRAAGGSFLFTADDRRVEVDAVTVAGFSALPLALGLTAVAVLAPRFAWAVRAALIIGPALAVLTIATMTLPADLDTTSTITLAVCHLTLAPIIVVAVTALGRRARRAAAGPVAA
- a CDS encoding SRPBCC domain-containing protein codes for the protein MTLDLRVTRHLPGTPEQVFDAYTDAGKQKIWFGILDEEPGIVEIDVDLRVGGTQTAVWGPSPDALFRETQTFLEIDRPHRLVTESIGSGPDGTTMTTRIEVTFEARDGGTLMTVVQSGFPAPQLRDFFAGEVWVGAFARIEAYLIREQTEEISRG
- a CDS encoding metalloregulator ArsR/SmtB family transcription factor gives rise to the protein MVQQQTLDRVFASLADPTRRAILIRLGTGPATLSELTEPTGMSLTGMRKHVRALEDAGLVVTRKVGRSRQCRLSEAPLDSAMAWIAFYQRLWARRLDGLDAYLTLTTEDRDHDTRPARDTTPPGHT
- a CDS encoding PHB depolymerase family esterase: MRIRAKMVVALAASLAAAGLVIPTVQPAYAASLTEVTSFGDNPGRMRMHVYVPDARPSRPATVVAMHGCGGSGPGFYSGSEFAGLADRYGFIVIYPSATQQAGFGNCFDTWSDAAKRRGGGSDPVSLISMVRYVQQQYGADPDRVYATGSSSGGMMTNHMLALYPDVFKAGAAFMGVPFNCFAGAADYPPGSSQCTGGNMNRTPQQWGDAVRQAYPGYTGPRPRVQLWHGTNDTLVPYSLLQETIEQWTNVFGLSQTPTSTDTPQSGWNRRRYADTSGTVQVEAYSIQGAGHSLPSAGMAAAAVAFFGLTTTPGPTTPPPGPTTPPPGPTTPPPGPTTPPPGPTTPPPGTGACSVRIELNAWNNGLTENITISNTGTAAVNGWSLAFTLPGGQTITSGWNASYSPSSGQVTARNVSYNAAIPAGGSTTIGFQATHTGNTARPSAFSLNGASCTLA
- a CDS encoding PaaX family transcriptional regulator C-terminal domain-containing protein, producing the protein MANPFDIEEIYPDEGPAARLPRRQAGTSPQSVAVTVLADYTLRTRAALPSAAIVALLGEAGVTSAGARTAISRLARRGVLEGSRQGRNSFYRLSRAAAEYLSAGGNWIIASTTDVQTWDGCWTIVAFSLPQDHGAQRRALRGQLRWLGFAPLYDGLWISPYELAAPGRARLAPLALGAVTVFRGRQDALDAIGQRAPVDAWDVDAISGHYEAFLRRWTPLVSRLGSVDGAAAVRARTEVMDTYRRFPTLDPRLPLELLPAGWPRRAARDVFAAVYDGLAEAAETHVRAVVARFADPVPPGIRAHTTADMLAGVGEDGCGAAG
- a CDS encoding 4'-phosphopantetheinyl transferase superfamily protein, producing the protein MRDTVRVWIVAAAVPADELARYRAVLDADERRRAARLGAETLRDRFTVAHGALRLLAGRATGASPAALAWRPGRYGKPALTGPWAGLHTSLSYSGDLVAVALSEDRPVGVDIQLVAPGGDPVAASVRLFHPQEARHVAAGAGHADRALRFTRLWARKEAAVKAAGGPLWPNLGMPVHRGDTVECVRPAGPHRLADLPAPAGVALAVALAGTGPYTVERRCAVGG